CTGTAACAGGCTGTCGGCGTCTTTGCCAAGCAATTGCGTAATATCAGTCATGGTTTTCCTCCCGTCAGTGCCGACAGGGTGTCGGCATTTTTATCCAGGCTCACAGGATTGTAAGCCCCCCTAAGCCTGGTCTGCGGGACGTCAAATTGCCAGCCGTCTACCACCATGCATGAAAATGATGCACCGGACCTATGCCCTGCCCCACTTCCAGCGTGTCCGCCTGTGCGAGCGCACAGGAGAGCCAGGCTTTGGCCTCGCGGACCGTATCCGCCCAGCTATCGTGCCGCGGACGCAGCGCGGCCAGCGCCGCAGATAGGGTGCAGCCGGTGCCATGGGTGTTTTTGGTATTCACCCGCGGGGCGGTAAAGCGCGTGGCCCCGTCGCGGGTGAACAGCCAGTCGGGGCTTTCGGGATCGTCCAGATGGCCGCCCTTCATCAGCACCGCCTCGCAGCCCATCGCCAGCAATGCCTGGCCCTGCGCTTTCATCTCCTGCTCGCTGCGGGCATGGGGCGCATCCAGCAAGGCCGCCGCTTCGGGTAGATTGGGGGTGATGAGCGCCACCTGCGGCAGCAGTTTTTTACGCAGCGTGTCGACGGCGGCGGTCGACAGCAGCGGGTCGCCGCTTTTCGCCAGCATCACCGTGTCCAGCACCACGTTTTTCACCTGATGACGCAGGAGCTGCTCCGCCACAGCCTCGACGATATCGGTTTCGGCCAGCATGCCGATCTTGGTGGTGTCGATGCGCACATCGCTGAATACCGACTCCAGCTGCGCCGCCACGAAGTCGGGTTCGATGCGATAGACCGACTGCACCCCGCGAGTGTTCTGTGCCACCAGGGCGGTGATCACCGAGCAGCCGTATACGCCCAGCGCGGAGAAGGTTTTCAGGTCAGCCTGGATCCCGGCTCCGCCGCTTGGGTCGGTGCCGGCGATGGTAAGCGCATTAATCCGTTTCATCGTTGTGCCCCCCAGTTCCCACAGGGCATCAAGAAACGCCGCGGCAAAACTGCCCGGGCCACGACTTTGCGCTGCCGCCAGCGTCCCGGCCCGTTTCATCCAGCCGCAGGCCGCGGCAATGTTATCCAGCCGGTCGCCCGGCAGCGAACAGCTGGCTGCCACCACCGCTGACAGGGCGCAGCCGGTGCCCACCACCCGGGTCATCAGCGGATCGCCCCCGGTGAGGGTCTGGGTACGCAGCCCGTCAGTGACGTAATCCACCTCCCCTGTCACCGCCACCACGGCATTGGTCTGCCGCGCCAGGGCTTGCGCCGCAGGCAGGGCGCTGGCGGCGGTATCGGTGGTGTCCACGCCGCGCCCGCCAGCGCTCATCCCGGCAAGAGCGAGGATTTCAGAGGCATTGCCGCGAATAGCCGCCGGTTTCAGAGCGAGGATTTGCTGGCAAAAACGGGTCCGGTACGCCAGCGCACCAACGGCCACCGGATCGAGCGTCCAGGGCTTACCCGCCGCCACCGCGCTTTCGATCGCCCGGCGCATCGCCTGGGCGCGCGGTGCGGTGAGGGTACCGACGTTAATCAGGAGCGCATCGGCAATAGTGGAAAACTGTTCAGCCTCTTCGGCTTCGATCACCATCGCCGGAGATGCGCCGAGGGCCAGCAGGACGTTGGCGGTAAAGGTATGCACCACGTCGTTAGTCATGCAGTGAGTCAGTGGAGAACGGGTTCGGAAGTGGAGTAAGGCGTGTAAATTGAGCAGGTCAGGCTGCATGGTATCGCTCCTGCCTTGCGCGAAGAAGCGATTGCCCGGAGGGCATCTGACTTCCCTACGCTGGCATTATCCAGATCAGGTGGTACGGGTATTTCTCAGCCTTCACAAGGAAGGGCACCCCGAGTCAAATTACATAAGATGATGTAATCCCGGAAGCGTAGAGGATGCGTCTGGCAATAGCAAGACCCTTCTGCTGCCGCTGCTGCTTGCCAGGATTACTCCCATCATTTTAGCTATTCGTGCTAAATGTGATCTTCATCAAGTAGTAACACCCTTCCTTCCGCGATAGTCAGCACCTCGTTACTTTTATAGAAACGATGTGATAATAGCTGCACACATAAAAGTAACTATGTTATTGATTAATAAATAATCTATTAATTTACTAAAGGTTAATGTATGAAAAAGATTCTGTTGGTGGGTGTGGTGGCTGCACTTCTTGCGGGCTGCGTCTCTGAAGAACAGCGGTTAGCGCAGTGTGAGGCAAAAGGCGTCAGCCGCGATGCCTGCTATGTTGCCGACCAGAACCGTCAGGCCACGATCAATGCCGCGGCCGAAAAACAGGCTTTAGAGAATGCCCATGCCGCCGTTCAGCATGCGCAGGCGGGCCACGTTGCTGACCCGCTGCGTGAAGCCTCTTTTAGCGCAAACGGCATCAAAGCCACCGTCAACAATGGTTTTACCCAGGCCACCATCAACGGCAAAAAAAGCCACGGTGAAGCGTTCAAATGCGAACTTCTACGAGATAAAAGGCGCGGGTTATATCCTGTCGATCTCCCTTGATGCGGACGGCGTTACCGATGCGTCATGGAATAAAACCCATGGTCGCGATCATGGGATTCTGAACGTCGTTCAAAATACTCCTAAAGCATTCTAAAATACCCCACTTTTTTTCTGCGGAGTGCCCCCCCAGGAAACCTCAGTTGCCATGCGGGGTTACGGCTTACGCGCGTTGTTTTAACGCGCGTAACAAAACGATAAACAATTAACCATTGAGCCCCGCGCAAAAAGGCTCTATATTGGCCGCGATTTTTGATGCCCTTCTCATTTTCTTAATTAATTATTCAATCGTGGCCACGTGCTGAGCTGCGGTTGTAGGAGTGATATGATGACGGATAAAGTCCGTATTGATACTTTGAATGCCTCTTCTTTCAAAACCAACGAAACCTATCTGGCCCGTCAGGCCGAAATGGAATCCAATGTCAGGAGTTATCCGCGCAAGCTGCCTTTAGCCATTACGAAGGCGGATGGGGTGTGGATCACCGATGCGGATAACAAAGAGTATCTTGATTGCCTGGCCGGTGCGGGAACGCTGGCGCTGGGTCATAACCATCCTGATGTGCTGAAAAGCATCCAAAGTGTCATTACCAGCGGCTTGCCGTTACATACCCTGGATCTGACTACGCCGTTAAAAGACGCGTTCTCAGAATACCTGCTCTCCATGCTGCCAGGTCAGGGCAAAGAGTACTGCCTGCAGTTTACCGGTCCATCCGGTGCGGACGCCGTTGAAGCCGCGCTGAAGCTGGCGAAAAAAGTGACCGGCCGCAGCGGCATTATCAGCTTCTCCGGTGCCTATCACGGCATGACCCACGGCGCACTGTCCGTGACCGGCAACCTGTCTCCGAAAGAAGCGGTTGACGGCATGATGCCGGAAGTGCAGTTCATGCCTTACCCGCACCAGTACCGCTGCCCGCTGGGTATCGGTGGTGAAGCGGGCGTGAAAGCCCTGACTTACTACTTCGAAAACCTGATCAACGACGTCGAGAGCGGCGTGCGTAAACCTGCTGCCGTGATCCTGGAAGCAGTCCAGGGCGAAGGCGGCGTGAACCCGGCTCCGGTTGAGTGGCTGCAGCGCATCCGTAAAGTGACCGAAGAGCACGGCATTCTGCTGATCCTCGACGAAGTCCAGGCGGGCTTTGCCCGTACCGGTAAATTCTTCGCCTTCGAACACGCGGGTATCCAGCCTGACATCATCGTTATGTCCAAAGCTGTTGGCGGCGGTCTGCCGCTGGCCGTGCTCGGTATCAAAAAGCAGTTCGATGCCTGGTCTCCGGGTCACCATACCGGTACCTTCCGTGGCAACCAGCTGGCGATGGCAACCGGCCTCACCACCCTGCAGATCCTCAAAGAGCAGAACATCGCTGATAAAGTTGCCGCCCAGGGCGAGTGGCTGAAAGCGAAGCTGGTTGAGCTGCAGAAACGCTATCCGGTTATCGGTCACGTGCGCGGTCTGGGCATGATGATTGGTATTGAGATCGTTAAACCGCACGAAGCTGCCGACCACATGGGCTGCTTCCCGGGCGACGGCGAGCTGTCTGCGCTGATCCAGAAGAAATGCTTCGAAGCCGGTCTGATTCTGGAGCGTGGCGGCCGTAACGGTAACGTTGTGCGTCTGCTGCCTTCCCTGCTGATCAGCGATCGGGAGCTGAACGTGTTCCTGGACAAATTTGAGCAGGCGCTGCTTGCTGCGGGCGTTCGCCCAGTCTAACCGGAGACAATGGATACAATGTCAGATTTAAACCCGATTTTGTCGTCGTCGGCGCAAAGCATCGAAGCCTATCAGCAGGCCATCGAGCAGAGCACCCAGGCGGTGATGCAGTGGCTGAAACAGCCGGAAATGTACCAGGGTAAAACGGTCGCCGAGCTGCGCGATCGTATCAACCTGGAGTTCAGCCCGGAAGGGCTGGGCAACGAGACCGCCATTGAGCGTGCCGTTGAATATTTCCTGAAAGACAGCCTGGCGGTGCACCATCCGCAGTGCGTGGCGCATCTCCACTGCCCGAGCCTGGTGGTAAGCCAGGCGGCGGAAGTCATGATCAACGCCACTAACCAGAGCATGGATTCCTGGGATCAGAGCCCGTCTGCGACCATTATCGAGATAAAACTGATCGAGTGGCTGCGTACCCGTCTGGGTTACCAGCCAGGCGACGCAGGTGTCTTCACCAGCGGCGGCACCCAGAGCAACATGATGGGTCTGATGCTGGCGCGCGATGCGTTCTTCGCGCGTCAGGGCCACTCCGTCCAGCAGGATGGTCTGGTGGGCGATCTGCGTAAGATCCGGGTGCTGTGCTCCGACAGCGCGCACTTCTCCGTGCAGAAGAACATGGCGCTGATGGGTCTGGGCTACCAGTCCGTTATCCAGGTGAAAACTGACGAATGTTCGCGTATGGATCTGACCGATCTGGCTGCGAAAATCGAGCAGTGCAATGCCAACGGCGAGCAGATTCTGGCGATTGTTGCCACCGCAGGCACTACCGACGCGGGTGCTATCGATCCGCTGCGTGCGATTGCAGAGCTGGCGGCGAAGCAGAATATCTGGGTTCACGTGGATGCGGCCTGGGGCGGCGCACTGCTGATGTCCGAGAAGTATCGCGATTACCTCGACGG
This Leclercia sp. S52 DNA region includes the following protein-coding sequences:
- the thiD gene encoding bifunctional hydroxymethylpyrimidine kinase/phosphomethylpyrimidine kinase, which produces MKRINALTIAGTDPSGGAGIQADLKTFSALGVYGCSVITALVAQNTRGVQSVYRIEPDFVAAQLESVFSDVRIDTTKIGMLAETDIVEAVAEQLLRHQVKNVVLDTVMLAKSGDPLLSTAAVDTLRKKLLPQVALITPNLPEAAALLDAPHARSEQEMKAQGQALLAMGCEAVLMKGGHLDDPESPDWLFTRDGATRFTAPRVNTKNTHGTGCTLSAALAALRPRHDSWADTVREAKAWLSCALAQADTLEVGQGIGPVHHFHAWW
- a CDS encoding diaminobutyrate--2-oxoglutarate transaminase; translation: MMTDKVRIDTLNASSFKTNETYLARQAEMESNVRSYPRKLPLAITKADGVWITDADNKEYLDCLAGAGTLALGHNHPDVLKSIQSVITSGLPLHTLDLTTPLKDAFSEYLLSMLPGQGKEYCLQFTGPSGADAVEAALKLAKKVTGRSGIISFSGAYHGMTHGALSVTGNLSPKEAVDGMMPEVQFMPYPHQYRCPLGIGGEAGVKALTYYFENLINDVESGVRKPAAVILEAVQGEGGVNPAPVEWLQRIRKVTEEHGILLILDEVQAGFARTGKFFAFEHAGIQPDIIVMSKAVGGGLPLAVLGIKKQFDAWSPGHHTGTFRGNQLAMATGLTTLQILKEQNIADKVAAQGEWLKAKLVELQKRYPVIGHVRGLGMMIGIEIVKPHEAADHMGCFPGDGELSALIQKKCFEAGLILERGGRNGNVVRLLPSLLISDRELNVFLDKFEQALLAAGVRPV
- a CDS encoding aspartate aminotransferase family protein produces the protein MSDLNPILSSSAQSIEAYQQAIEQSTQAVMQWLKQPEMYQGKTVAELRDRINLEFSPEGLGNETAIERAVEYFLKDSLAVHHPQCVAHLHCPSLVVSQAAEVMINATNQSMDSWDQSPSATIIEIKLIEWLRTRLGYQPGDAGVFTSGGTQSNMMGLMLARDAFFARQGHSVQQDGLVGDLRKIRVLCSDSAHFSVQKNMALMGLGYQSVIQVKTDECSRMDLTDLAAKIEQCNANGEQILAIVATAGTTDAGAIDPLRAIAELAAKQNIWVHVDAAWGGALLMSEKYRDYLDGIELVDSVTLDFHKQFFQTISCGAFLLKEARHYELMRYQAAYLNSEFDEEAGVPNLVSKSLQTTRRFDALKLWMSLEALGQKKYAEIIDHGVTMAQQVAAYVTEQPQLELVMPPQLASVLFRFRPELNLDDAAIALLNQKIGDALLESGRANVGVTEHNGITCLKLTLLNPIVTLEDVKVLLSLVERTAHELLAK